The Coprobacillus cateniformis DNA window TGCATTATACTATAACAAAAAAATGAAAAAAGCATTTAAGAGAAATAAACAAAGAATTGGTGATATTAATGCTCGTATAGAAGATAATTTATCAGGTATTCGTGTTGTCAAAAGCTTTGCTAATGAGTCTAAGGAAATGGATAAATTTCAAGTTGAAAATACAAACTTTGTTAACAGTAAACGCAATAGTTATTTATATATGGCGAAATATCATTCTGGATTAGGTGTTTTTACGAGTTTGATTACAGTTGCAGTGATTTTCTTTGGAGCGCTGTTTATTAGTCAAGAATTGATTACAACACCAGATTTAATAGCTTTTGTCTTATATATTGCGAATTTAATTGAACCAGTAAAGAAATTAATTAATTTTACTGAACAGTTCCAAGAGGGGGCAACTGGATTTGAACGTTTTATGGAAATCTTAGAAATTCAACCAGATATTCAAGATCATAAAGATGCTGTTGAGTTAAAGGATGTTCAAGGTCATATTGAATTTCATGATGTTGGATTCAGATATAATGAAAAGAATGATTATGTTTTTCAACATATCAGCCTTGATGTGAAACCAGCTGATTATATTGCTTTGGTAGGTTCATCAGGAGTAGGAAAGACAACAATATGTTCTTTATTGCCTCGTTTCTATGAGGTGAGTGAAGGGGCTATTACGATAGATGGCAAAGATATCAGAGAAGTCAAACTAGCATCATTAAGAGAAAATATTGGAATTGTTCAACAAGATGTTTACTTGTTTGCTGGAACCATTATGGACAATATTCGTTATGGAAAATTCGGTGCAACTGATGAAGAGGTTATTGAAGCTGCTAAACAAGCCAATGCGCATGATTTTATTATGGAATTGCCTGAAGGATACGATACAGATTGTGGTCAAAGGGGAGTTAAATTATCAGGTGGACAAAAACAAAGATTGTCAATTGCTAGAGTTTTCTTAAAAAATCCACCGATATTAATTTTTGATGAAGCAACCAGTGCTTTAGATAATGAAAGTGAACATATTGTTCAAGAATCATTAGAATCATTAGCTAAAAATCGTACAACATTTGTTATTGCGCATCGTTTATCAACGATTAAAAATGCTAAAAGAATTTGTGTCTTAACTGAAAAAGGAATTGAAGAAGAGGGGACACATGAAGAATTGTTAGAACGTCAAGGTCAATATGCTTATTTATATAATATGCAGTTTAAAGATCAATAAATAAGAGTATTTGAAGAGGAAGTCAGGAAAAGAAAATTGTTTTAAGACTTTTTGAAGATAATTTTCCATACCTGTTATGACTTGATCTATGTTTGAATATTATGCATTATATTTTTGTGATAAGTGTCTTTTGTTATAAATGATAAAATGAAATTTATATAAAAAATCATATCACTTGGATATGATTTTTTTATTGATTTCCATAACACTGTGTTGGAATTAGTTCTTCTTCAATACGTAACAATTGATTGTATTTTGCAATACGTTCACTTCTTGACATGGAACCAGTTTTGATGTAACCAGCATTTGTAGCAACTGCGAGATCAGCAATAAATGTATCTTCAGTTTCTCCAGAACGATGAGAAACAATAACTTTGTATTGATGTTGTTTGGCTAATTCAATCGCATCTAACGTCTCTGTTAAAGTTCCTATTTGATTGACTTTAATTAAAATCGCATTCGCAATGTTTTCATCAATACCCATTTGTAAACGTTGTTTATTTGTGACAAATAAATCATCACCAACAAGCATAATAGATGATAAATGCTTTGTAAGAGCCATCCAACCTTCTTGATCGTCTTGATCTAAACCATCTTCAATTGAAATGATGGGATAATGACTGCATAAATTTTGATAATATGTTACCAATTCACTAGAAGTGTAATTTTTACCTTGCATATGATAAAAACCGTCATGATAGAATTCACTGGCCGCAACATCTAAAGCAATACAAATATCATCTTTAGCTTTATATCCAGCATTTTGAATGGCCTCAACAATTAATTTTAATGCTTCATCATTGTCTTCTAACATTGGTGCAAAGCCACCTTCATCACCAACAGAGGTATTTAAGCCTTTGTTTTTTAAAATCTTTTTGAGATGATGGAAAACAGTTGAACCCATTTCGATAGCCTGCTGGATACTATGAGCACCAACAGGAACAATCATAAACTCTTGGAAGTCTAATGGGTTATCAGCATGAGCGCCACCATTAATTATATTCATCATTGGAATTGGTAAAACATGAGCATTGCAACCACCAATATATTGATAAAGTGGCATATCATAATAATTACTTGCACAAGTTGCACAAGCTAAAGAAACCCCTAATATAGCATTCGCACCTAGCTTTGATTTGTTTTGAGTTCCATCTAATTTGATTAATTCTTCATCGATTAATCTCTGATTTGTGACATCATAACCTAGAAGATGATCTTGAATGAGATCATTCACATGATTAACAGCTTTAAAAACACTTTTTCCTAAATAACAATCTTTTTGTTCATCTCTTAATTCATGAGCTTCATAAATTCCTGTAGAAGCACCAGAGGGAACAATGGCTTTCCCTTTAGCACCACTTTCAGTATAAACTTCTACTTCAATTGTTGGGAAACCTCTTGAATCTAAAACTTGTCTAGCAAACATATTTGTAATATATGGCATATACTTTCACTCCTTTTTGAATAGGGTGGGCAAAATAAAAGAAATTATTCATTTTCATATGATAATCAAATTATCTTTTTTAAATCAGTGATTTGTATATTTTTTTGTGGTTATTCAATAATAGATGAATAAGAGATTGACAAAGAATATATTATTCAAATAAGAAAAGTTATGTTATAATAAATAAAGAAATGAGGGATAGTTATGATTGTTATCTATATTATTGGAGGACTTTTCGCTCTTATCTTAGCAGTATATTTTTTAGATAAAAGAGAAAAGATGACTCATGAAATTAAAGAAATTAAAGAATATCGTCATGATATTGAAGAAACAAATAGACAGTTAGATGAAGTCCAAGAACAATTGGATATGATGCACGAACCATTATCCAAATTAAATGATATTTCTAAGAAGATTTTAAGTCATATGAAGTAGGTGGTGGGCATGAAGAAGAGATTAAGTGATGAATATTTAAATGAAGTTAATGTACAATCATTAGAGCCGTATAATCATACTATCGTTTTAGAAGAATATAACGATTCTTGGCCAATTGTTTATAAGTATGAAGAAAAACGCTTGTTAACAATTCTTGGTGACAAAATAAAATGCATAGAGCATGTTGGGTCAACATCAGTACCAGGTTTGTGCGCTAAGCCTATTATTGATATTCTCATGGTTGTGGATGATTCTTCTAGCGAAGATGATTATATTCCAGAACTTTTAAGTGCAGGTTATTGGCTAAAAATTAGAGAGCCAGAATGGTTTGAACATCGCATGCTTAAGGGGCCAGATACTGATATTAATTTGCATGTTTTTAGTCAAGGAGCAAGTGAAATTGATAAGATGCTGCTGTTTAGAAATTGGCTGCGTGAAAATGATGCTGATAGAGAATTGTATGCTGATACAAAGCGTCAGTTGGCAAAGCAGATTTGGAAATATGTTCAAAACTATGCAGATGCTAAGAGTCAGGTTGTTTTAGAAATCATGGAACGAGCATCAACAAAATAATATAAACACTAACAGTAAAGAGTTTGCTCTTTGCTGTTAGTGTTTATGCATAATGGGATGATAAATACTGCCGTTTGTTATAGAAAATGTGAAAATTGCCCTTGTTATAGTTCGAGAGGCTAAAATCAAGGGTAATTATTGAAATTTTAAATCTTTAAAAACATATTATTTTAGTTACTAATTATCATAGGCTGCTATTTGGCTTCTAATATTTTTTTAATAACTTCTGATAATTGCTTAGGGTTTTCAACCATAATCATATGACAGGAATTGTGGATAAACACCAAATTTAGGTTGCTTAAGGTTTGGGGTGATAAATTTAAATCTTGAATTTTATTTGGATATTCAGGCATGCCTCTATCCCCATATATAGCGTAAATATTCTGTGGGATTTCATTAACTAAATTGGTATAATCAAAATCAACTTGAATTGATTCCAATAATTCATCAGTATAGAATCTTCGTTCTTTATTTAATATTTGTAGAATACTTACGCCATATTTTTCCATGTTTTTTTGTGTCATCAAATTTCTATAAAATTTATTAGCGGGCTTTAGATTTGTATCTAGATAAATTAATTTATCAACTTTCATTTTGTATTTTGTGATTAATTGCATTGCAATTATTCCTCCAAGACTATGACCTATAATAGCATCATAGTGATGCTGATTATAATTTTTATAGACCCATTCAGTTATATCATCAACTTTTTTTGCGGTTGAAGTTATTTCATGAGGATATTCAACATAATCTATTTCGAAATTTTTGAAGTAAGGGACTATATGATTCCATACATCTTTCGTACAATTAACACCATAAAGCATCATCAATCTCATGACTCATTTCCTCCTATGAATTCTCGTTTGCCATCATATAAAAAAGTTTAAAAAGTATTTAAACACAAACGATATTGATAGGGTAATTATATACCTGTTCAATAACATTGGCAATTGAAAGAGAAAGTTATTTTTTTGAGTAATGAAAGTTTTTATGTTGTTTTATGAATATGATCTTTATCATAAGCCTATTTGTTTAAACAGATAGGCTTATGCATTCATTTTGAGAAAATAGATGTTTTCTATATTAATGAACAGTCCTAAGTATTGTATTTTAAGAGATGGCATGATTAATTGCCTTTGTTTTTAATGTTGAAAATTAAAATTAAGTATTGACAATTGCAGACAATTCGTTATAATACAGTTAAATATAAAAACTCAATGAAAAAGAGAGTAGTTTAAGGAAGTATCAAGCGAGCTAACGTTGGTGTGAGGTTAGTATACTGATTTAGATGAACCGCACTTTGGAGAGCAATATCTGAATTGAGTAGGATAATGAGTCAGTCTGCTTTAAAGACAAGAGGGGATATATCTTTGATATATCAACAAGAGTGGTACCGCGGAATCTTTCGTCTCTTAGTTTAAAACTAAGAGGCGTTTTTTTATTAGGGAGGTTGAGTTTATGAGGATGAGTCTATTGCGGTAGGTGAAACTATTCATTTATCAAGGTAAACAAATAAGACAAGAAAGAAGAGGGAAGAACTATGAAAAAGATATTAAAAGTGATGTTAGTTATTATGATGGCAGTTATGGTGACTGCTTGTGGTGGTGGAGACAATACTGATAGTGGCGATAAAAAAGAAACAAAATTATTGATTGGGATTTCGCCTGATTATCCACCATATGAATCTTTAAATACAAAGAATGAAATGGAAGGTTTTGATATTGATATGACTAAAGAATTGGTAGATATCATGAATAAAAATGGTGGGAATTATTCTTATGAATTTAAACAAATGTCATTTGAGTCAATTCGTTCAAGTGTTGAAACAGATCAAGTTGATTTAGGAATTTCTGGATTTACGAAACATGATGAATGGGATGTTGAATGGTCACATAAATACAACGATTCAAAACAAGTTGCTTTAATTGCTGGTGATAGTAATATTAAGACAGCTGCTGATTTAGAAGGTAAAAAAGTAGGGGCTCAAGTAGGAGCAACTGGTGAAACTTGTGCTAAAGATATTAAAAATGCTGATGTAAAAGCAGTTACAGATGTAAAAGTATTGGTTGAAACTTTAAGAACTGGTGGAGTAGATGCAGTTATTTTAGATTATGCAGTGGCTAAGAACTATGTTGATAATTCAGGATTTAAAATGATTGATCAAGCTTTATTGGAAGAAGAAAACTTAATTATTTCTAAAAAAGGAAATACTGAATTAATGAATGCTGTTAATAAAGCATTAGATGAATTTGTTGGTTCAGATAAATATAATGAATTAAAAGAAAAATGGGGAGCATAGGAATATAGATGGATGTACTTACAAAGTTTTTAACTCAGGACAATTTAATATTTATGCTTCAAGGAGCAGGGTTGTCCTTGTTACTTGCGGCGATAGCTGTATGCTTAGGATTGATTTTAGGAACTTTAGGTGCTGCTGCAAAACTTTCTAAGTATAAAATATTACGTATTTTAGGAAATGTTTATGTTGAAGTTATCAGAGGAACACCAATGTTACTTCAAATCTTATTCTTTTATTTGGCTGTTCCATTGATTATTCAATCAATCACTGGAGAAAGGTTTAATGCTGATCCATTTATTTGTGGTTTAATTGCATTAAGTATCAATAGTGGTGCTTATTCAACAGAACTGATTAGAAGTGGGATTCAAGGTGTTGATAAAGGGCAGTGGGAAGCATGTGAGACAATTGGGATGAATTATATTCAGACTATGCGTCATGTCATTTTACCACAAGCTTTTAAAAGAATTGTTCCACCAATCGTTAGTGAATTTATTACGCTGATTAAGGATTCATCTTTAATCAGTTGTATTGGTGTTAGTGAATTGTTATTAAGAACACAAGTAATGGGAGCAAATTACTCTAATTATCTTGTTCCACTTGTGACTGCTGGATGTATGTATTTGGCTATGACATTAACAGTTTCATATTTTGCAAGAAGACTAGAAAGGAAGTTGGCTGCCAGTGATTAAAGTAGAAAATATGACAAAACAATTCAATAGTTTAAAAGCAGTTGATGACGTTTCTTTAGAAATTAAAAAAGGTGAGATTGTTTGTTTAATTGGACCATCTGGTTCAGGGAAAAGTACTGTTTTAAGATGTATTCATGGTTTAGAGAAGCCAGAAAAAGGGGCTGTTTACTTAAATGATCAATTATTAGACCCTAAAGAAGAACATTATCGTGAATTAAGAAATAAAATGGGATTTGTCTTTCAGCACTTCAATTTATTTCCCAATATGACAGTGTTAGAAAATTTAACTTTAGCACCAATTCAAGTTATGAAAAAATCAAAAGAAGAAGCGAAAGAGATTGCTTGCCAATATTTAAAAAGAGTTGGCTTATTGGATAAGAAAGACGAGTATCCAAACAAGTTATCAGGTGGACAAAAACAACGTGTAGCAATTGCGAGAAGTTTGTGTATGAATCCTGAGATTATGTTATTTGATGAACCTACAAGTGCTCTGGATCCAGAGATGGTTATTGAAGTTTTAGAAGTTATGCAGGAACTAGCAAAAGAAGGAATGACAATGGTTGTTGTTACACATGAAATGGGATTTGCTAGGACAGTTGCTGATCGTGTTATCTTCTTAGAAGATGGTAAGATTATTGAGGAAAATAGTTCAAAAGCATTCTTTTCTCAGCCCAAAACAGAAAGAGCCCAAGACTTCTTGAATAAGGTCATGCATTAATGAAAATTGCAGAGTTTGAAGTTGAAACTTGGATGACAGATCATGAAAATCATTGTCGATATAATTTGACAGAGACATGTGTGTCATCCTTGTCTTTAAATGACCTTCAAAAATATGTTCAAGAAGATATTTCTAAAACAATAATGTCAATGACCTTGGACTATGGTCCAATAGTTGGGTCATCTCGTCTTAAACAAGCTATTTTGTCTTTATATGAAACAGGTACTGTAGAGAATATTACCATCGCACATGGTGCAATCAATGCTAATGAGTTGGTTATGATATCATTGCTAGAACCGGGCGACCATATTGTCAGTCTATTTCCATCTTATCAACAAATGTACGACTTTCCTAAATCATTGGGCTGTGAAGTGTCTTTGATTCATTTATCTGAAGAAAAAAAATGGATGCCAACAATTGAAGATTTTAAACAATGTATGAGAAATAATACAAAGATGATTTGTTTAAATTCACCTAATAATCCAACGGGAACAACACTGCCATTATCATTTATGAAAGAACTTATCACTTTGGCTAAGGATTTTGATTGTTATATTTTGTGTGATGAAATTTATCGGGGTGTCAATACCATTACCCAAACTATGTCTCCTTCATTTAGTGATTATTATGAGAAAGCTATCGTGACACAGAGTCTATCAAAAGTCTTTTCATTTCCTGGGCTTCGCTTAGGTTGGATAAAAGGTTCTAAAGAGGTTGTTCACACAATTGATATGCGTAGAGATTATCATATTATTAGTAGTGGACCAATGGACGATTATCTTGCATGTCTTGTTCTTGAAAACAAAGAGCATATTATCAAGAGAAGTCTTTATATTTGTGATGAAAGTAAAAAAATATTAAAATCATGGTTAGAACAAGAGCATTTGGTGTCTTGTGTTATTCCTGATGAAGGAACAGTTTGTTTCTTGAAATATGAAGTTGATATGCCATCTATTGAATTCTGTGAAAAATTACAGGCAGAAACAGGTATATTCTTTGTTCCAGGAAGTGCGTTTGGAGTGGAAAATCATTTACGATTTGGATTGACTCATTTAAATGAGATTAAAGAAGGATTACCATTGTTTTCACAATGGTTAAGACAATTTGATAAATAGTTAAAGGAGGATGAAATAATCCTCCTTTATGCTTCTCTATAAACATATTTATAAACATGATAAATGGATAACACCAGAGTTGTAAATAGACCAATCAGCATAACCATAGCAACACTTAAAACATGATAGCGAGGAGTTAATATTAATAAGCAGACAAATTCAATAATGACTTCTAGAGTGCTCATCATGAACATTTCTTTATTCTTATTGAGAGCCTGAAGTGTTGCACTTAAGGGGGTCTGCAAATAAAAGAGGGTAAAAGGAATAGACATGTATTTTAGATAATCATAACCGTTGTTTGTGTTATACATAAACAGCAGGCACTTGTCGCCCCAAAAGTAAAATAACAAAGTAAATGGTAAACTGATAAGGAAGCAAACGATAACACCATAAATAACATGTTTCCGTAAGTCTCTTAGACGCCGGTATGCTATATCTTTATTTAAAATGGGAAGTAATAAACGTAAAACAACGTTGTTGAAGAATGTTGGAGTAACAAGCAATGATATAACATAGCCACTGATAATAGCATATTGCATATGAATATCTGATTCATTAATATTTAATTTGGTTAAAATTGCCACCAGAACAATTGGCTCAATAAAGTTATAGCATGTATGCAAAATGCGTGAGCCTGTTAAAGGTAGGGCGATATTCATCATGTCTTTGAGAATGAAATGATCTTTAAAGTATTCAATGGGGTGGTAGGTTACATTAACTTTGCGATGCATTTTGAAATATAAATAAATGATAGATGCAAGTTCACCAACGCTCATAGCGAGTATTGCAATAGAAACAAGATAAGTCATATCAAGGTTTACAAATGATTTAATCATAAAATAAGTGAAAATAATTCGAGCAACTTCTTCAAGTAATTGAGCAACTGATAAAGTCCAAACATCTTCTTTTCCTAAATAATAATTCTTAATAATTCCACTAATAGCAACCAAAGGAATAAAAGGCAGCATAGTTAAAAGTGGATAATAGGCTTGATCTTGTTTTAAAAAATCATGGGCTATAATTTGTGAAAAACATAAAATAGATAACATTATCAAAAGACAAGAGGCAAAACATATCAGAATTGCTGAGATTATGACTTTCTTATTGTTGTATTTTGGATGTGAAATTAATCGAAAGACAGCAGACGGAATGGAAAACTGGGCTAAGGTTATACACAAAGAAAGTGTCGGAATAACCAAAATGTATAATGCCATACCTTGTTCACTTAAAAGTCTCGATAAAAGCATTCTGTTAAACACTGAGAAGACCTTGGTTATGAGGGTACTGCCACTTAAGATAATAAATGAATTAATCAATTTTCTTTTCATAAAACACTTCCTTTATTGGTGATTTTCCTTTATAATAAATATGTTGAAAAATTGAGAAATATGTTAGGAAGTGCAGTAAATGGAAATCAATCTCAAGAATAACTTGCCATTAGATATTCTTTTTTTAATTCGAATCAAGGCTAATGAGTTCAAGACAGAGGGGGTTCATGATATCGATGCTAGTGATATTAAAGAATACCTTTATAAAATCAAATGGAAAAATGAAGAAACATTGGCTATGTGTGATGTGATTGATGATATTATGTCTCTTCGTTTTTCGGAGGTCTTTGATTATTTAAAAGTGAAAGTGATTAAAGAAGCGTCGTCTTTGAATTTAAATGATTTTAGTGAATTGATTGCGAAATAACTGTTAGTCAGTTATTTTTCTTTTTAAGGAGAATATATTATGGAATATAAAATTATAGAACCAAAAAAATATCAAGATATTCAAAATCAATATCAAGTCAATTCCTTATTGGCCAAAGTTATTGATATTCATGAATATGATCAAGAGACTTTACAAACACTATTAAGTCCTAGACTCATCTATCATGATTTTTCTTTGTTTGAAGAAGCTGATATGACATTAGAAAGAATTCATGAGGCTATTGAGAATGAAGAAAAAATATGCATTTATGGTGATTATGATTGTGATGGAATCTTAGCAACAACGATTCTTGTCCAGGCGTTTGCAGAATTAGGAGTACAGGTAGGTTATCATATTCCTAATCGTTTTGATGATGGCTATGGATTAAATGCTGCTAGAGTGAAGCAAATGGCTCAAAGAGGATATTCTTTAATCATTACAGTTGATAATGGTGTGAAAGCTTTTGATGCTGTAG harbors:
- a CDS encoding ABC transporter ATP-binding protein produces the protein MKGRFRKFLSYYKPYKKLFFTDMFCAMVAAAITLVFPMLTRYITGVILIESPIDLKIIYQLGLIMVVLVIIEFFCNFYVAYQGHVMGTYMERDIRNELFEHYQKLSFSFYDEQKTGQLMSRITNDIFSLTELYHHGPEDIVISLIKFVGAFVILSTINLQLTLIVFAFIPVMGGFALYYNKKMKKAFKRNKQRIGDINARIEDNLSGIRVVKSFANESKEMDKFQVENTNFVNSKRNSYLYMAKYHSGLGVFTSLITVAVIFFGALFISQELITTPDLIAFVLYIANLIEPVKKLINFTEQFQEGATGFERFMEILEIQPDIQDHKDAVELKDVQGHIEFHDVGFRYNEKNDYVFQHISLDVKPADYIALVGSSGVGKTTICSLLPRFYEVSEGAITIDGKDIREVKLASLRENIGIVQQDVYLFAGTIMDNIRYGKFGATDEEVIEAAKQANAHDFIMELPEGYDTDCGQRGVKLSGGQKQRLSIARVFLKNPPILIFDEATSALDNESEHIVQESLESLAKNRTTFVIAHRLSTIKNAKRICVLTEKGIEEEGTHEELLERQGQYAYLYNMQFKDQ
- the eno gene encoding phosphopyruvate hydratase, translating into MPYITNMFARQVLDSRGFPTIEVEVYTESGAKGKAIVPSGASTGIYEAHELRDEQKDCYLGKSVFKAVNHVNDLIQDHLLGYDVTNQRLIDEELIKLDGTQNKSKLGANAILGVSLACATCASNYYDMPLYQYIGGCNAHVLPIPMMNIINGGAHADNPLDFQEFMIVPVGAHSIQQAIEMGSTVFHHLKKILKNKGLNTSVGDEGGFAPMLEDNDEALKLIVEAIQNAGYKAKDDICIALDVAASEFYHDGFYHMQGKNYTSSELVTYYQNLCSHYPIISIEDGLDQDDQEGWMALTKHLSSIMLVGDDLFVTNKQRLQMGIDENIANAILIKVNQIGTLTETLDAIELAKQHQYKVIVSHRSGETEDTFIADLAVATNAGYIKTGSMSRSERIAKYNQLLRIEEELIPTQCYGNQ
- a CDS encoding GrpB family protein → MKKRLSDEYLNEVNVQSLEPYNHTIVLEEYNDSWPIVYKYEEKRLLTILGDKIKCIEHVGSTSVPGLCAKPIIDILMVVDDSSSEDDYIPELLSAGYWLKIREPEWFEHRMLKGPDTDINLHVFSQGASEIDKMLLFRNWLRENDADRELYADTKRQLAKQIWKYVQNYADAKSQVVLEIMERASTK
- a CDS encoding alpha/beta hydrolase, producing the protein MRLMMLYGVNCTKDVWNHIVPYFKNFEIDYVEYPHEITSTAKKVDDITEWVYKNYNQHHYDAIIGHSLGGIIAMQLITKYKMKVDKLIYLDTNLKPANKFYRNLMTQKNMEKYGVSILQILNKERRFYTDELLESIQVDFDYTNLVNEIPQNIYAIYGDRGMPEYPNKIQDLNLSPQTLSNLNLVFIHNSCHMIMVENPKQLSEVIKKILEAK
- a CDS encoding transporter substrate-binding domain-containing protein — translated: MKKILKVMLVIMMAVMVTACGGGDNTDSGDKKETKLLIGISPDYPPYESLNTKNEMEGFDIDMTKELVDIMNKNGGNYSYEFKQMSFESIRSSVETDQVDLGISGFTKHDEWDVEWSHKYNDSKQVALIAGDSNIKTAADLEGKKVGAQVGATGETCAKDIKNADVKAVTDVKVLVETLRTGGVDAVILDYAVAKNYVDNSGFKMIDQALLEEENLIISKKGNTELMNAVNKALDEFVGSDKYNELKEKWGA
- a CDS encoding amino acid ABC transporter permease, with amino-acid sequence MDVLTKFLTQDNLIFMLQGAGLSLLLAAIAVCLGLILGTLGAAAKLSKYKILRILGNVYVEVIRGTPMLLQILFFYLAVPLIIQSITGERFNADPFICGLIALSINSGAYSTELIRSGIQGVDKGQWEACETIGMNYIQTMRHVILPQAFKRIVPPIVSEFITLIKDSSLISCIGVSELLLRTQVMGANYSNYLVPLVTAGCMYLAMTLTVSYFARRLERKLAASD
- a CDS encoding amino acid ABC transporter ATP-binding protein, whose translation is MIKVENMTKQFNSLKAVDDVSLEIKKGEIVCLIGPSGSGKSTVLRCIHGLEKPEKGAVYLNDQLLDPKEEHYRELRNKMGFVFQHFNLFPNMTVLENLTLAPIQVMKKSKEEAKEIACQYLKRVGLLDKKDEYPNKLSGGQKQRVAIARSLCMNPEIMLFDEPTSALDPEMVIEVLEVMQELAKEGMTMVVVTHEMGFARTVADRVIFLEDGKIIEENSSKAFFSQPKTERAQDFLNKVMH
- a CDS encoding aminotransferase class I/II-fold pyridoxal phosphate-dependent enzyme → MKIAEFEVETWMTDHENHCRYNLTETCVSSLSLNDLQKYVQEDISKTIMSMTLDYGPIVGSSRLKQAILSLYETGTVENITIAHGAINANELVMISLLEPGDHIVSLFPSYQQMYDFPKSLGCEVSLIHLSEEKKWMPTIEDFKQCMRNNTKMICLNSPNNPTGTTLPLSFMKELITLAKDFDCYILCDEIYRGVNTITQTMSPSFSDYYEKAIVTQSLSKVFSFPGLRLGWIKGSKEVVHTIDMRRDYHIISSGPMDDYLACLVLENKEHIIKRSLYICDESKKILKSWLEQEHLVSCVIPDEGTVCFLKYEVDMPSIEFCEKLQAETGIFFVPGSAFGVENHLRFGLTHLNEIKEGLPLFSQWLRQFDK
- a CDS encoding oligosaccharide flippase family protein → MKRKLINSFIILSGSTLITKVFSVFNRMLLSRLLSEQGMALYILVIPTLSLCITLAQFSIPSAVFRLISHPKYNNKKVIISAILICFASCLLIMLSILCFSQIIAHDFLKQDQAYYPLLTMLPFIPLVAISGIIKNYYLGKEDVWTLSVAQLLEEVARIIFTYFMIKSFVNLDMTYLVSIAILAMSVGELASIIYLYFKMHRKVNVTYHPIEYFKDHFILKDMMNIALPLTGSRILHTCYNFIEPIVLVAILTKLNINESDIHMQYAIISGYVISLLVTPTFFNNVVLRLLLPILNKDIAYRRLRDLRKHVIYGVIVCFLISLPFTLLFYFWGDKCLLFMYNTNNGYDYLKYMSIPFTLFYLQTPLSATLQALNKNKEMFMMSTLEVIIEFVCLLILTPRYHVLSVAMVMLIGLFTTLVLSIYHVYKYVYREA
- a CDS encoding post-transcriptional regulator; this translates as MEINLKNNLPLDILFLIRIKANEFKTEGVHDIDASDIKEYLYKIKWKNEETLAMCDVIDDIMSLRFSEVFDYLKVKVIKEASSLNLNDFSELIAK